The following proteins are co-located in the Bacillota bacterium genome:
- a CDS encoding aspartate/glutamate racemase family protein, protein MARILYLMPGTGAPAAEKARREGLANSFLTNPQNKVIVDDVDEGPASIESSIEGDLSVRGMLNRVVRDRGRYDAVIIGCADDPGLFSLRELLEVPVVGPLETSLAVASTLGDRFGLITIGESAFPETRMILRRNGAEGRLASLRSVEVSVEEMIDERVGRDRLAESFIREGREAIREGASVILMGCMSMAFQLLDEAARGQLAAPVINPAKVAVKHAEMLLSLGLKHSVLAYPRPDLAKLKRTVLPGL, encoded by the coding sequence ATGGCTCGGATCCTCTATCTCATGCCCGGCACCGGGGCCCCGGCCGCCGAGAAGGCCAGGCGCGAGGGGCTGGCCAACTCCTTCCTGACCAACCCTCAGAACAAGGTCATCGTCGACGACGTCGACGAGGGGCCGGCCTCGATCGAGTCATCCATCGAGGGGGACCTGAGCGTCAGGGGGATGCTCAACCGGGTGGTCAGGGACCGGGGACGGTACGATGCCGTGATCATCGGTTGCGCCGACGACCCGGGCCTGTTCTCCCTGCGGGAGTTGCTCGAGGTCCCGGTCGTCGGTCCGCTCGAGACCTCGTTGGCCGTAGCTTCGACCCTTGGGGACCGTTTCGGCCTGATCACCATCGGCGAGTCGGCCTTTCCCGAGACCCGGATGATCCTCCGCCGCAATGGGGCCGAAGGACGGCTGGCCTCGCTACGGTCGGTCGAGGTCAGCGTGGAAGAGATGATCGACGAGCGGGTAGGCCGCGACCGGCTGGCCGAGTCCTTCATCCGCGAAGGCCGCGAGGCGATCCGCGAGGGCGCCTCGGTCATCCTGATGGGCTGCATGTCGATGGCCTTTCAATTGCTGGACGAGGCCGCCCGCGGGCAACTGGCCGCCCCGGTGATCAACCCGGCCAAGGTCGCCGTCAAGCACGCCGAGATGCTCCTCTCGCTGGGATTGAAACACAGTGTGCTGGCCTATCCCCGGCCCGATCTGGCCAAGCTGAAACGGACCGTCCTACCGGGCCTATGA